The following proteins come from a genomic window of Acinonyx jubatus isolate Ajub_Pintada_27869175 chromosome C1, VMU_Ajub_asm_v1.0, whole genome shotgun sequence:
- the GYPC gene encoding glycophorin-C isoform X2, with protein MVDSDHIFMTLGVNIAIIAGVIAAIAIILICLLVITLRYLYGHKGTYHTNEAKGTEFAESADAALQDDLSLQDTGGDSSRKEYFI; from the exons ATGGTCGACTCTGACCACATTTTCATGACGTTGGGTGTGAACATCGCCATCATTGCAG GCGTGATCGCAGCGATAGCCATCATCCTGATCTGCCTGCTTGTCATCACTCTACGCTACTTGTACGGGCACAAGGGCACCTACCACACCAATGAGGCCAAGGGCACGGAGTTTGCTGAAAGTGCAGACGCAGCCCTGCAGGATGACCTCTCCCTCCAGGACACAGGTGGGGACAGCAGCAGAAAGGAGTACTTTATCTGA